The Roseococcus microcysteis genome contains a region encoding:
- a CDS encoding D-2-hydroxyacid dehydrogenase family protein — MPKLMRLAILDDYQGVTLALGPWEKLPHIETTVFRDTLHDQDALVARLAPFDAILAMRERTPFPAALLERLPNLKLLITTGERNRGIDAAACAARGITFSGTPSFGAPTVDLTWGLILALARGIPGQQDALRAGRWQTEVGVGLQGRTLGLLGLGKLGQKVAKVGQAFGMKTIAWSQNLTAEAAAAHGVTRVEKAELFSGADVLSIHLILSERSRGLVGAAELALMKPDAFVVNTSRGPIIDQAALIAALREGRIAGAGIDVYDIEPLPMDHPLLSAPNTVLTPHLGYVTQENYRSYFAGAVEAIQAYEAGSPIRVITG, encoded by the coding sequence ATGCCAAAGCTTATGCGCCTCGCCATCCTGGACGACTACCAGGGCGTCACCCTCGCCCTGGGCCCGTGGGAGAAGCTGCCGCACATCGAGACCACCGTCTTCCGCGACACCCTGCACGACCAGGACGCGCTGGTGGCCCGCCTCGCGCCCTTCGACGCCATCCTCGCCATGCGCGAGCGCACGCCCTTCCCCGCCGCGCTGCTGGAGCGGCTGCCGAACCTGAAGCTGCTGATCACGACGGGCGAGCGCAACCGCGGCATTGACGCCGCCGCCTGCGCCGCGCGCGGCATCACCTTCAGCGGCACGCCGAGCTTCGGCGCGCCGACCGTGGACCTCACCTGGGGGCTGATCCTCGCCCTCGCCCGCGGCATCCCGGGGCAGCAGGACGCGCTGCGCGCCGGCCGCTGGCAGACGGAGGTGGGCGTGGGGCTGCAGGGGCGCACGCTGGGCCTGCTGGGCCTGGGCAAGCTCGGCCAGAAGGTGGCGAAGGTGGGCCAGGCCTTCGGCATGAAGACCATCGCCTGGAGCCAGAACCTCACCGCCGAGGCCGCCGCCGCCCATGGCGTGACGCGCGTCGAGAAGGCGGAGCTCTTTTCCGGCGCCGATGTGCTCTCCATCCACCTCATCCTCTCCGAGCGGTCGCGCGGGCTGGTGGGGGCCGCGGAACTCGCGCTGATGAAGCCCGATGCCTTCGTGGTGAACACCTCGCGCGGGCCCATCATTGACCAGGCGGCGCTGATCGCGGCCCTGCGCGAAGGGCGCATCGCCGGTGCCGGCATTGATGTCTATGACATCGAGCCGCTGCCCATGGACCACCCGCTGCTGTCGGCGCCCAACACGGTGCTGACGCCGCATCTGGGCTACGTCACGCAGGAGAATTACCGCAGCTATTTCGCGGGGGCGGTCGAGGCCATCCAGGCCTATGAGGCGGGCAGCCCCATCCGCGTCATCACGGGCTGA
- a CDS encoding alpha/beta hydrolase produces MKLANGLDWASLTQRERDDAYDNRKAVADSPALTEERNQASEAFRAAHPGHLNLPYGPTEREAWDLFPGRDPSAPVLAFIHGGYWQWNRRQDFACVAEGALAMGWGVALCGYSLAPDATLTRIVWQLNTALDWLSAHGAEHGMGGPLVLSGWSAGGHLTALGAEHPSVSAAVAISGIFELGPIRDTYLNAALKLTDDEIINLSPMRRPVVMKPMAIVHGGAELPELCRQSRDFHARRAAAQAPGPLWPVPGADHFRVLEALRRPDGLLLRVAAEMLR; encoded by the coding sequence ATGAAGCTGGCGAATGGTCTGGATTGGGCAAGCCTCACGCAGCGCGAACGCGACGACGCCTATGACAACCGCAAGGCCGTGGCCGACAGCCCCGCGCTGACCGAGGAACGCAACCAGGCCTCCGAAGCCTTCCGCGCCGCCCATCCCGGCCACCTGAACCTGCCCTATGGCCCCACCGAGCGCGAGGCCTGGGACCTCTTCCCGGGCCGCGACCCCTCGGCCCCCGTGCTGGCCTTCATCCATGGCGGCTATTGGCAATGGAACCGAAGGCAGGATTTCGCCTGCGTGGCCGAGGGCGCGCTGGCCATGGGCTGGGGCGTGGCCCTCTGCGGCTACAGCCTGGCGCCCGATGCCACGCTGACCCGCATCGTCTGGCAGTTGAACACGGCGCTGGACTGGCTTTCCGCCCATGGCGCCGAGCACGGCATGGGCGGGCCGCTGGTGCTGTCCGGCTGGAGCGCGGGCGGGCATTTGACGGCGCTGGGGGCCGAACACCCCTCGGTGAGTGCGGCCGTCGCCATCTCCGGCATCTTCGAACTGGGGCCGATCCGCGACACCTACCTGAACGCGGCGCTGAAGCTGACCGATGACGAGATCATCAACCTCTCCCCCATGCGGCGGCCGGTGGTGATGAAGCCCATGGCCATCGTCCATGGCGGGGCGGAACTGCCCGAGCTGTGCCGCCAATCGCGCGACTTCCACGCGCGGCGCGCGGCGGCGCAAGCACCTGGCCCGCTCTGGCCCGTGCCCGGCGCCGATCATTTCCGCGTTCTGGAGGCGCTGCGCCGGCCCGACGGGCTGTTGCTGCGCGTGGCGGCGGAAATGCTGCGATGA
- the atzF gene encoding allophanate hydrolase: MIVTLEGLRARLAAGTPATTIAAEALARIAAFNDPALFLHLRPEAEIMAEAARLPQGKLHGIPFVVKDNIDVAGMPTTAACPDFAHVPEADAPAVARLRAAGALLLGKVNLDQFATGLNGTRSPYGTPRNAVRAELIPGGSSSGSATAVAAGIAAFSLGTDTAGSGRVPAAAQNLVGLKPSLGLIPTRGVVPACRSLDVVSIFAHSVADAAAVLAIAAGPDAEDPYSRPAPATWRALDAPPAAPRLAAPLEEQLVFDTPGDAAVFHATLARAEAMGATIRRVDIAPLLEVARRLYDGAWVAERTAALREWVVRRPDALHPVTRAILEGGLDRRTIDAFDDFHAAAGARLLARRLFAEVDALLLPTCPGIPTLAAMEAAPIAANSRLGTYTNFVNLCDLAALAVPAGFRADGAPAGVTLVGPAHSEGRLCGMGAAIHHAAGIGPLPPTPAPLAPHELALFAIGAHMAGLPLNRQLLGHGGRFLRAARTAPAYRLHDLGNRPGMVRVATGGGMIAGEVWALPAASIGPFLAEIPPPLGFGQVALEDGSRILGFLAEAEGVASAPDITALGGWRAHLAAKG; the protein is encoded by the coding sequence ATGATCGTCACCCTGGAGGGGCTGCGCGCCCGCCTCGCCGCCGGCACGCCCGCCACCACCATCGCGGCCGAGGCGCTGGCGCGCATCGCGGCATTCAACGACCCCGCGCTGTTCCTGCACCTGCGCCCCGAGGCCGAGATCATGGCCGAGGCGGCGCGCCTGCCGCAGGGCAAGCTGCACGGCATCCCCTTCGTGGTGAAGGACAATATCGACGTGGCGGGAATGCCCACCACCGCCGCCTGCCCGGACTTCGCCCATGTGCCGGAGGCCGATGCACCCGCCGTAGCGCGGCTGCGCGCGGCCGGCGCGCTGCTGCTGGGCAAGGTGAACCTGGACCAGTTCGCCACCGGGTTGAACGGCACGCGCAGCCCCTACGGCACCCCGCGCAACGCCGTCCGGGCGGAGCTGATTCCGGGGGGCTCCTCCTCCGGCTCGGCCACGGCGGTCGCGGCGGGCATCGCGGCCTTCAGCCTGGGGACGGACACGGCGGGCTCGGGCCGGGTGCCCGCCGCCGCGCAGAACCTGGTGGGCCTGAAGCCGAGCCTGGGGCTGATCCCGACGCGGGGCGTGGTGCCGGCCTGCCGTTCGCTCGACGTGGTGTCCATCTTCGCCCATTCGGTGGCCGATGCGGCGGCCGTGCTGGCCATCGCCGCCGGCCCCGATGCCGAGGACCCCTACAGCCGCCCCGCCCCCGCCACCTGGCGCGCCCTGGACGCACCGCCCGCCGCGCCGCGCCTGGCCGCGCCGCTGGAGGAACAGCTCGTCTTCGACACGCCGGGCGACGCGGCGGTGTTTCACGCCACGCTGGCCCGCGCCGAGGCCATGGGGGCCACCATCCGCCGCGTGGACATCGCCCCCCTGCTGGAGGTGGCACGCCGCCTCTATGACGGGGCCTGGGTGGCCGAGCGCACGGCGGCGCTGCGGGAATGGGTCGTGCGGCGGCCGGACGCCCTGCACCCCGTCACCCGCGCCATCCTGGAAGGCGGGCTCGATCGCCGCACCATAGACGCCTTCGACGATTTCCACGCGGCCGCCGGCGCGCGGCTGCTGGCCCGGCGCCTCTTCGCCGAGGTGGACGCGCTGCTGCTGCCCACCTGCCCCGGCATCCCCACCCTGGCGGCGATGGAGGCGGCGCCCATCGCGGCCAATTCGCGGCTGGGCACCTACACGAATTTCGTGAATCTCTGCGACCTGGCGGCGCTGGCGGTGCCCGCGGGCTTCCGGGCGGATGGCGCGCCAGCGGGTGTCACGCTGGTCGGGCCGGCGCATAGCGAGGGGCGGCTGTGCGGCATGGGTGCGGCCATCCATCACGCGGCCGGCATCGGGCCGCTGCCGCCCACCCCCGCGCCGCTGGCGCCGCATGAGCTGGCGCTGTTCGCCATCGGCGCGCATATGGCCGGCCTGCCCTTGAACCGGCAATTGCTGGGCCATGGCGGGCGCTTCCTGCGCGCGGCCCGCACGGCGCCGGCCTATCGCCTGCACGACCTCGGCAACCGGCCCGGCATGGTGCGGGTGGCGACCGGCGGCGGCATGATCGCGGGCGAGGTCTGGGCCCTGCCCGCCGCCAGCATCGGGCCTTTCCTCGCCGAAATCCCGCCGCCGCTCGGTTTCGGCCAGGTGGCGCTGGAGGATGGCAGCCGCATCCTGGGCTTCCTGGCCGAGGCCGAGGGCGTGGCCAGCGCGCCGGACATCACGGCGCTGGGCGGCTGGCGCGCGCATCTGGCGGCGAAGGGATGA
- a CDS encoding glutathione S-transferase family protein, with protein sequence MGLLINGAWHAETPLVATKDGAFVRNESPFRNWVTADGAPGPTGEGGFKAEHGRYHLYVSLACPWAHRTLIFRVLNGLQDSISVSVVNWLMLDHGWTFVEGEGVIPDPIQNARFLHQVYTAADPRFTGKVTVPVLWDKARGTIVSNESADIIRMLDTAWGGGGRHYPEALREEIDALNARIYDTLNNGVYKAGFATTQAAYEAAVHPLFETLDWLEGILSRRRYLCGDTITEADWRLFPTLLRFDAVYAGHFKCDRRRIADYPALSGYLRELYQWPGVRETVNFSHIRRHYYESHRGLNPHGIVPVGPVPDLDRPHGRGGGGIGVA encoded by the coding sequence ATGGGCCTGCTGATCAACGGCGCCTGGCACGCCGAGACCCCCCTCGTCGCCACCAAGGACGGCGCCTTCGTCCGCAACGAAAGCCCCTTCCGCAACTGGGTCACGGCCGACGGCGCGCCCGGCCCCACGGGCGAGGGCGGCTTCAAGGCCGAGCATGGGCGCTACCACCTCTATGTCTCGCTGGCCTGCCCCTGGGCGCACCGCACGCTGATCTTCCGCGTGCTGAACGGGCTGCAGGACTCCATCAGCGTCTCGGTCGTGAACTGGCTGATGCTCGACCATGGCTGGACCTTCGTGGAGGGCGAGGGCGTGATCCCCGACCCCATCCAGAACGCCCGCTTCCTGCACCAGGTCTACACCGCCGCCGACCCGCGCTTCACCGGCAAGGTCACGGTGCCCGTGCTGTGGGACAAGGCGCGCGGCACCATCGTGAGCAATGAGAGCGCCGACATCATCCGCATGCTCGACACCGCCTGGGGCGGCGGCGGGCGCCATTACCCGGAGGCGCTGCGCGAGGAGATAGATGCGCTCAACGCGCGCATCTACGACACGCTGAACAACGGGGTCTACAAGGCGGGCTTCGCCACCACCCAGGCCGCCTATGAGGCGGCGGTGCATCCGCTCTTCGAGACGCTGGACTGGCTGGAGGGCATTCTCTCGCGCCGCCGCTACCTCTGCGGCGACACCATCACCGAGGCCGATTGGCGCCTCTTCCCCACGCTGCTGCGCTTCGACGCGGTCTATGCCGGCCACTTCAAATGCGACCGGCGGCGCATCGCGGACTACCCCGCGCTGTCAGGCTATCTGCGCGAACTCTACCAATGGCCAGGGGTGCGGGAGACGGTGAACTTCTCCCACATCCGCCGCCACTACTATGAAAGCCACCGTGGCCTGAACCCGCATGGCATCGTGCCGGTGGGGCCGGTGCCGGATCTGGACCGGCCGCATGGGCGCGGCGGCGGCGGGATCGGCGTCGCCTGA
- a CDS encoding MFS transporter, with protein sequence MPLLALAFLAFIGLGLPDPLPGSLWPELQPHFGVANAGLGLVLAANAAGYITAGLLAARLIRGLGIGLLLSVSLAATATAALGQGLAPPWWGFVALSVLAGMGGGAVDAALNLFAAHRFRPRHLNWLHGCWGIGATLGPLAAALLLAGGFGWQAGYLVVGAVLAALSLAFGLTRRRWDAGGHQGGGADLSALAVLRHPVARLQIVLFFVYTGIEAGAGQWAATILTAARGATPAEGAAAATTFFAALTAGRIGLGFVVDRVGADLLLRLLTPVTVLAALLLATAWADFAALGLMALALAPIYPTVMARTPSRLGTQAAAQAVGFQVSAAMLGVAVVPALLGLAADLAGARILPWLLALGCVGLSALVWRLPAAKE encoded by the coding sequence ATGCCCCTACTCGCCCTCGCCTTCCTCGCCTTCATCGGGTTGGGCCTGCCGGACCCTTTGCCCGGCAGCCTCTGGCCCGAATTGCAGCCGCATTTCGGCGTAGCCAATGCGGGGCTGGGCCTCGTGCTGGCCGCCAATGCGGCGGGCTACATCACGGCCGGTCTGCTGGCGGCCCGGCTGATCCGGGGGCTGGGCATCGGGCTGCTGCTGTCCGTCAGCCTGGCGGCCACCGCGACGGCCGCCCTGGGGCAGGGGCTCGCGCCGCCCTGGTGGGGCTTCGTGGCGCTCTCCGTGCTGGCGGGCATGGGCGGGGGCGCGGTGGATGCGGCGCTGAACCTCTTCGCCGCGCATCGCTTCCGGCCGCGCCACCTCAACTGGCTGCACGGATGCTGGGGCATCGGCGCCACGCTGGGGCCGCTGGCGGCGGCGCTGCTGCTGGCGGGCGGCTTCGGCTGGCAGGCGGGCTACCTTGTGGTGGGCGCCGTGCTGGCCGCGCTGTCACTGGCCTTCGGGCTGACGCGCCGGCGCTGGGATGCGGGCGGGCACCAGGGGGGCGGGGCGGACCTCTCGGCGCTGGCCGTGCTGCGGCACCCGGTGGCGCGGCTGCAGATCGTTCTCTTCTTCGTCTACACCGGCATCGAGGCCGGGGCGGGGCAATGGGCCGCCACCATCCTCACCGCCGCGCGCGGCGCCACCCCGGCCGAGGGCGCGGCGGCCGCCACCACCTTCTTCGCGGCGCTGACGGCGGGGCGCATCGGCCTCGGCTTCGTGGTGGATCGGGTGGGGGCGGACCTTCTGCTGCGCCTTCTCACCCCCGTCACCGTGCTGGCGGCGCTGCTCCTGGCCACGGCTTGGGCGGATTTCGCCGCACTCGGGTTGATGGCGCTGGCCCTTGCCCCGATCTATCCGACGGTGATGGCCCGGACGCCCTCACGCCTCGGCACCCAGGCGGCGGCGCAGGCGGTGGGGTTCCAGGTCTCCGCCGCCATGCTGGGCGTGGCGGTGGTGCCGGCCCTGCTCGGGCTGGCGGCCGACCTGGCCGGGGCGCGCATCCTGCCCTGGCTGCTGGCGTTGGGCTGCGTGGGGCTTTCCGCGCTGGTCTGGCGCCTGCCCGCCGCGAAGGAGTGA
- a CDS encoding M20/M25/M40 family metallo-hydrolase: MAERKDAAVAAMRVLALIDEQFPMHIGERTVWTCGRVVLEPNAPHIIAGRAELIFQFRDLSEEVLDRLETLLHRIVQEVDRRDRCALSIERLGRSAPAIADPVLHGALCEAATRHANGQWQPMPSGAIHDAQHVAKIMPMAMLFTPSIGGISHHWAEDTKEEDLVLSLRILADAAEKALGT; encoded by the coding sequence ATGGCCGAGCGCAAGGATGCCGCGGTCGCCGCCATGCGCGTGCTGGCGCTGATCGACGAGCAATTCCCGATGCATATCGGCGAACGCACGGTCTGGACCTGCGGCCGGGTGGTGCTGGAGCCCAACGCGCCGCACATCATCGCCGGCCGGGCGGAGCTGATCTTCCAGTTCCGCGACCTGTCGGAGGAGGTGCTGGACCGGCTGGAGACTCTGCTGCACCGCATCGTGCAGGAGGTGGACCGGCGCGACCGCTGCGCCCTCAGCATCGAACGGCTGGGCCGTTCGGCGCCGGCCATCGCCGACCCCGTGCTGCACGGCGCGCTGTGCGAGGCCGCGACGCGCCACGCCAATGGCCAATGGCAGCCCATGCCTTCCGGCGCCATCCATGACGCGCAGCATGTGGCGAAGATCATGCCCATGGCGATGCTCTTCACGCCCTCCATTGGCGGCATCAGCCACCATTGGGCCGAGGACACGAAGGAGGAGGATCTGGTCCTTTCGCTCCGCATCCTGGCCGACGCGGCGGAGAAAGCGCTGGGGACTTGA
- a CDS encoding M20/M25/M40 family metallo-hydrolase, with amino-acid sequence MAEPDTARFLADLHELRQIGKFKTGVHRPTYTPQDMESRHWLMDRMREVGLEPEMDGLGNVLGRHPGPGKKLLAGSHIETQNEAGWLDGALGVLAGLALARAGMPVDVVAFADEEGHYGSFLGSRSMVGEVTEAEIDAARHATEGKPLREALREAGLEGLPRMRLDPARYRGFLELHIEQGTQLEQAGLRSGVVTGIFGIRYFKITAIGQ; translated from the coding sequence GTGGCTGAGCCCGATACCGCCCGCTTCCTGGCCGACCTGCATGAGCTGCGGCAGATCGGCAAGTTCAAGACCGGCGTCCACCGCCCGACCTACACGCCGCAGGACATGGAAAGCCGCCACTGGCTGATGGACCGCATGCGCGAGGTGGGGCTGGAGCCGGAGATGGACGGCCTCGGCAATGTGCTGGGCCGCCACCCCGGGCCGGGCAAGAAGCTGCTGGCCGGCAGCCATATCGAGACGCAGAACGAGGCCGGCTGGCTGGACGGCGCCTTGGGCGTGCTGGCGGGCCTGGCGCTGGCCCGCGCGGGCATGCCCGTGGACGTGGTCGCCTTCGCCGATGAGGAAGGCCATTACGGCAGCTTCCTCGGCAGCCGCTCCATGGTGGGCGAGGTGACGGAGGCCGAGATTGATGCCGCCCGCCACGCCACCGAAGGCAAGCCGCTGCGCGAGGCGCTGCGCGAGGCCGGGCTGGAGGGCCTGCCGCGGATGCGCCTCGACCCCGCGCGCTATCGCGGCTTCCTGGAACTGCACATCGAGCAGGGCACGCAGCTCGAACAGGCGGGGCTGCGCAGCGGCGTCGTCACCGGCATCTTCGGCATCCGCTATTTCAAGATCACCGCCATCGGCCAGTAG